The following are encoded together in the Citrus sinensis cultivar Valencia sweet orange chromosome 1, DVS_A1.0, whole genome shotgun sequence genome:
- the LOC102607018 gene encoding uncharacterized protein LOC102607018 isoform X7, which translates to MAIVTGDRYLEKLVKFVEQQAGPLIEGSIVLKLNPAGLHYVQSRLEALRELERLLAGAPLDYLRAYVSDLGDHRALEQLRRILKLLTSLKVVSALPPPARDPTPLSLLPFCRLKVLELRGCDLSTSAAKGLLELRHTLEKIICHNSTNALRHVFASRIVEIKDSPQWNRLSFVSCSCNRLVIMDESLQLLPAVETLDLSRNKFAKVDNLRKCVNLKHLDLGFNNLRSIAAFSEVWTHSPILCPCCGIMQVSCHIVKLVLRNNALTTLRGIENLKSLEGLDISYNIISTFSELEFLASLPYLLNLWLEGNPLCCSRWYRAQVFSYFAHPAKLKVDGKEISTRELWERQLIIARRQKRPAGFGFYSPAKGNADGDGNANRKRKKACRLASIESEEESTCVGSDRESVSCDNEIESKEENVASDDDAEIIDLMSRVEHMKRERSILWLREFKEWMDHTSENFVDGSICSGATLMNCEEDNYIKNKRSQPHLAESSKYVSGSVQASGDESSTNILESENSYADMPTGLHAYQSFDHIGSLGITGGFSLPGIGRMELRQENEKPYLHDGAGAATVQSKSFHQDTFTIQDRRMVENIHESPLTPIDDITDAFSSSARPGSPPHYREDILHRRHNLVAEILQLSAESYSVVSSDSKTSCSDDDFREYGPSMLEVDQSINPEHEYSSAEVHSLLNLFEEDHNDQPHEIDCQRENCKNNGFSAGGNDGEVDSSVNQEAHLLEKNKRKHTRRVISLLKEQNTVAKTEALQNLNGNLNISEADNVGEQGKHIFGLNYLLRTSDKKQTRENAVMTPYISGIGSVAKFLSSVKEDFVEDYFNKNVADSKSHETCMQYTVCWILEQDFMHRGREVAVLRSSENKFYVLLFGVTVDGTGSILNLLGCHKIEDIREVLIGLGLQVLRVSTEMGATYLLMTRSIEKSRFRLSCLRNKSVEA; encoded by the exons atggcgATCGTAACTGGAGATCGATACCTGGAAAAGCTGGTGAAATTCGTAGAACAACAAGCGGGTCCGTTAATAGAAGGATCCATAGTCTTGAAACTCAATCCGGCGGGGCTTCACTACGTCCAATCGCGGCTCGAGGCGCTGCGTGAGCTTGAGCGGCTGCTAGCTGGCGCGCCTCTTGACTATCTTCGCGCCTACGTTTCGGACCTTGGTGACCACCGTGCATTGGAGCAATTGCGTCGGATTTTGAAGCTTCTTACGTCGTTGAAAGTCGTGTCTGCACTGCCTCCTCCCGCGCGTGACCCCACGCCCCTCTCCTTGCTGCCATTTTGTAGATTGAAGGTCTTGGAGCTCAGAGGATGTGACTTGTCAACTTCCGCTGCTAAAGGCTTGCTTGAATTAAGACATACTTTGGAGAAGATTATTTGTCACAATTCTACC AACGCACTGCGGCATGTGTTTGCGAGCAGGATTGTTGAAATAAAGGACTCTCCACAGTGGAATCGGTTGTCGTTTGTATCTTGTTCGTGTAATCGGTTGGTTATAATGGACGAGTCTCTGCAACTTCTTCCTGCCGTTGAAACTCTTGATTTAAGTAGAAACAAGTTTGCTAAGGTTGATAATCTTCGTAAATGTGTCAACTTGAAGCACTTGGATCTTGGGTTTAATAACCTCAGATCCATTGCAGCTTTTAGTGAG GTGTGGACCCATTCACCCATCTTGTGCCCATGTTGTGGGATTATGCAGGTCTCCTGCCATATTGTAAAACTTGTTTTAAGGAACAATGCACTGACTACATTGCGTGGGATTGAGAATTTGAAGTCTCTTGAAGGCCTTGACATTTCCTACAATATTATTTCCACTTTTTCTGAGCTTGAATTCCTTGCTAGCCTTCCTTATTTGCTGAACTTGTGGTTGGAAGGGAATCCATTATGTTGTTCCCGATGGTATCGAGCACAAGTATTCAGCTATTTTGCTCATCCAGCTAAA TTGAAGGTAGATGGCAAGGAAATCAGCACGAGAGAGCTCTGGGAGAGGCAACTTATAATTGCTAGGAGACAGAAGCGACCCGCAGGCTTTGGATTCTATTCTCCAGCAAAAGGTAATGCTGATGGAGATGGAAATGCTAACAGGAAAAGG AAAAAGGCTTGCCGCCTTGCTTCTATTGAGAGTGAAGAAGAAAGTACATGTGTTGGTTCTGACCGTGAGTCTGTGTCATGTGATAATGAGATTGAAAGCAAAGAGGAGAATGTAGCATCTGATGATGATGCTgaaattattgatttgatgAGTAGGGTTGAGCATATGAAGAGAGAGCGTTCAATTCTTTGGTTGCGGGAATTTAAAGAGTGGATGGATCACACTTCAGAGAATTTTGTGGATGGCAGTATCTGTAGTGGAGCTACGTTGATGAATTGTGAGGAAGATAATTATATAAAGAACAAGAGGAGCCAGCCACATCTAGCTGAAAGCTCAAAATATGTCTCAGGCTCTGTTCAAGCTTCAGGTGATGAGAGTAGTACAAACATTTTAGAATCTGAAAATTCCTATGCGGATATGCCTACTGGTTTGCACGCCTATCAATCCTTTGATCATATTGGTTCTCTCGGTATTACTGGCGGGTTCTCTTTACCGGGGATTGGGAGAATGGAATTAAGACAGGAGAATGAAAAACCTTATTTACATGATGGAGCTGGTGCTGCCACTGTGCAATCTAAAAGCTTCCATCAAGATACCTTTACTATTCAAGATCGTAGGATGGTTGAGAACATCCATGAGTCACCATTGACTCCTATAGATGATATCACAGATGCTTTTTCATCCTCCGCCCGTCCTGGTTCTCCACCTCATTATCGAGAGGACATTCTTCATCGTCGCCACAATTTAGTGGCCGAAATTTTACAGCTCTCTGCAGAGTCCTATTCTGTGGTATCATCTGATAGTAAAACCAGCTGTAGTGATGATGATTTCCGCGAATATGGGCCATCAATGCTTGAAGTTGATCAGTCAATCAACCCTGAACATGAGTATAGTAGTGCTGAAGTGCATTCATTGTTAAACCTCTTTGAAGAAGATCATAATGACCAACCACATGAGATTGACTGTCAAAGAGAAAATTGCAAAAACAATGGTTTCTCTGCTGGGGGCAATGATGGTGAAGTTGATAGTTCTGTTAATCAAGAGGCTCATTTGttggaaaagaataaaaggaaACATACAAGAAGagttatttcattattaaagGAGCAGAACACAGTTGCCAAGACAGAAGCTTTGCAAAATTTAAATGGCAACTTGAATATTAGTGAAGCTGATAATGTAGGTGAGCAAGGAAAGCATATATTTGGTTTGAATTATCTTCTTAGAACTTCTGACAAGAAACAGACGCGGGAGAATGCAGTCATGACCCCTTATATTAGTGGAATTGGATCTGTGGCTAAATTCTTGTCTTCGGTCAAAGAGGATTTTGTTGAAGATTACTTCAACAAAAATGTTGCTGATTCCAAAAGTCATGAAACTTGTATGCAGTATACTGTTTGCTGGATACTTGAGCAAGACTTCATGCACAGAGGAAG AGAAGTGGCTGTACTACGTAGCAGCGAGAACAAGTTTTATGTGCTGCTCTTTGGTGTCACAGTTGATGGAACAG GATCTATCTTAAATTTGCTTGGTTGCCACAAGATTGAAGATATTAGAGAGGTTTTGATCGGTCTAGGACTCCAGGTTTTGAG GGTATCGACTGAGATGGGTGCAACATACCTCTTAATGACAAGGAGCATTGAGAAATCAAG GTTCAGGTTGAGTTGTTTGAGAAACAAATCTGTGGAGGCTTAA